TTGAAACTAACTTGTGTAAGGCATCCTGATTATTAACCTTAATTGCATAGATAAATTTTCTTGATATCTCTTTTGCATTTTCTTCCCATGTTCCGAACCAATCATTAACAATGTCTTGTGGTGCCCCAAAAAAGCTATAGCCATCTGAGTAACCGGATATAACATCATACATGCTTTCTAACACATAGGTATCTTGTGTTGACTGAAAGACTAAAAAGTATGCTCGTTCACCGGCTGATTGGAAAAGAACCCTTAACCTGACATCGTATTTATTACCCGGTCTCTCTGCGATACTTTCAATATAATGGGTTTGTTTGCAAAATGGTTGGCAGATTGCATCCAAGGTTTTGGAATTATAAATATCTGACGAAAAGTATCCTTTCACTTTGTCAGGTTCGCCCTGGCTTAGAGCGCTAAATATCTTATTTATAATGTCGGGGATATCCCTTTTCGCTTCTTCAAGCAATGGCTCTAATCTACGAAGTTCTTGTAAAGTTTGCGGGCCTGCGCCAATATCCCTTAATTCGTTTATAACCTCTTTAAATGGTTTGAATGCCAAGCCTCTTTTTTTAATAATATTTGCTACCAGACTGTCAGGGGATTTGGTTTTAATAAGCTGTTTTATTTGGGTAAGAGTTAGCGACCTGGCTTGACTACTTTTTACAAAAAGAGGATTTATTAACAGAAACAATATGAACAATACGATAAACCAAGATGTTCTGCCGAAACATTGGAGCCGTTTTGTGCTGTTATTCATAATCCTTCCTCCTTATTAGTTATTGCCAAGGATCTGTTTTGTTTTAACAATCTTATTTTTTAGGTCTGTAGCTTGTTGGTTTTGCGGATCTATTGCTAAAATGTCATCGCAGTCCTTTATTGCATCATCGTATTTTCCTGCATTGAAAAGCGAATGAGCACTCTTGAGAAGGGTCTTTATTTTAGCTTCGTTCTGTATCTTTGTTTGTAATTGGGAGATTTGTTGTGTTATCTGTTGTTTCATAGCAGAAGCCTGTTCGTTGTTCAGATTGTATCTTAATGCTGCATCAACTTCTTTCAGCGCCATATCAAGTTTGTTTCTGTCGAGATGCTCTTTGGCTTTAGCAAGATGTTTTTCTGCTGCCTGTTGAAAAGCTGTTGCCCAAACATATTTACCGGTTTTGTCTATATATGCCCAATGAGGTCCAATCGTAACCAATGCAAGCCCATCGTGGAATTCTCCAGCACCGTCAAACAGAGGTGTTATCTTTGTCTTCCCGGTCTTATCTATATAGCCCCATTCCTTAACAGGAATGACTTTAGTATGTATATGCCCAAACCAGTCTTTCCATTTTTTTTCATGCGTGCCAATTACAGATTCTACAGCAGCAAAACCATCATGGAAATCGTTAGCATTGTCGAACTGAGGAGAAATAAT
This portion of the Deltaproteobacteria bacterium genome encodes:
- a CDS encoding WG repeat-containing protein; translation: TGGAVGYINKSGKFVINPQFDEAWVFTDGLAMIKLGNKRGFIDKSGKYVINPQFDTANWFRGGVAAACSSGKCGYIDKSGKYIISPQFDNANDFHDGFAAVESVIGTHEKKWKDWFGHIHTKVIPVKEWGYIDKTGKTKITPLFDGAGEFHDGLALVTIGPHWAYIDKTGKYVWATAFQQAAEKHLAKAKEHLDRNKLDMALKEVDAALRYNLNNEQASAMKQQITQQISQLQTKIQNEAKIKTLLKSAHSLFNAGKYDDAIKDCDDILAIDPQNQQATDLKNKIVKTKQILGNN